The Blastocatellia bacterium nucleotide sequence CGAGGTCGAACTGGGCTATGACGAACAGCAGGCCCGGCGTCAGGCCGAACGCTGCCTGTACTGCCACATTCAAACCATCTATGATCCCGAAAAATGCATCCTCTGCAATCGCTGCGTGGATGTGTGCCCGGAGTACTGCCTGAAACTCGTGCCGTTTGAGGATCTCGATCTCTCACCGGAGGAGCGGGCGACACTGCGCGAGCACTATGGTTACGGCGACGATCTCGCACCGCTGTCGGCCATGATCAAGGACGATGAGAAATGCATCCGCTGTGGTTTGTGCGCCATTCGATGTCCCACCGATGCGATGACGATGGAGGTGTTTGTCTATGAAGAAACTGAAGCTGTTGCCTGAGCGAGAGGCGTCCTCTGCGGCTCACGAGCGAGGTCCGAGGACAACACGACGATCGTTCCTCACGCGCTGGGGATTGGGGGCGACGCTGGTGGCGCTGGCTGGTCACGCCTATGCGCTGCTGCGAGCACTGGTCCCCAATGTGCTCTATGAACCCCCGCGACGCCTCAAAGTCGGCTCCCCCGATCGCTTCCCCGAGGGAACGACGTTTCTCGAAGAGCATCGCCTGTTCATTGTACGGGAGCGAAATACGTTCTACGCCATTTCGGCGGCCTGCACGCACCTGGGGTGCACGGTCAAACTCGTCGCACTCAATCAACCGAAGAAGGTCACCATTCGAGGGCAGACCGTCGAGGAGCGACGAGAATTCCACTGCCCGTGTCATGGATCGAAATACCACGGCGATGGCACGAACTACGCGGGACCGGCCCCCCGGCCGCTTGACTGGTATAAGCTCGAAGTTGCGCCCGAGGACGGCCAGCTCGTGGTCTCTCTGTCGGAGAGGGTCAATCAAGACTTCCGCCTCACGGTCTAGACCGATTGTGACTCGGACGCTGCCCCGGGGCGGAATGTCTGAGTGAACGCGAAGGAGTTCGATGATGGCACGGAAACAATCACTGTGGCACCGGCTCACCTGGACCTGGCAGCCGCGCAGCGAGCGGG carries:
- a CDS encoding ubiquinol-cytochrome c reductase iron-sulfur subunit: MKKLKLLPEREASSAAHERGPRTTRRSFLTRWGLGATLVALAGHAYALLRALVPNVLYEPPRRLKVGSPDRFPEGTTFLEEHRLFIVRERNTFYAISAACTHLGCTVKLVALNQPKKVTIRGQTVEERREFHCPCHGSKYHGDGTNYAGPAPRPLDWYKLEVAPEDGQLVVSLSERVNQDFRLTV